In Streptomyces sp. HUAS MG91, the genomic stretch CTGCGGGACGCCACCCGGGTCGTGGCGCTGCGCAGCAAGGCCCTGGTGGACCTGATCGGGCACGGCGGGATGGCGTCGGTGGGCGCGTCCGCGGACGAGGTGGAGCGACACCTCGCGCCGTGGGGCGACCAGGTGAGCGTCGCCGTCGTCAACGGCCCGTCCTCGGTCGTGGTCTCCGGCGAACCGGAGTCGCTCGACGAGTTCGTGGAGAAGATGAACGCCGAGGGCGTCCAGGCCCGCCGCATCAAGGTCGACTACGCCTCGCACTCCCACCACGTGGCCCGCGTGCGGGACCAGGTGGTCGGCTCCCTGTCCGACGTCCGTCCCACGACGTCGACGGTGCCGTTCTACTCGACCCTGTACGGCGAGGTCATCGACACCACGCGCCTCGACGCCGGCTACTGGTACGAGAACCTGCGCGAGAAGGTCCTCTTCGAGCCGTCCGCACGGCAGCTGGCCGCGGACGGGTTCCGGGTGTTCGTCGAGGTGAGCCCGCACCCCGTGCTGACCGTGCCGGTGCAGGAGATCCTCGACGACACCGGTGGCGCCGGCGACTCGGGCGACGCGCTGGTCCTGTCGTCCTCGAGGCGCGGCAGAGGCGAGGTGGAGTCCGTGCTCACCTCGCTGGCCACGCTGCACGCGCGCGGCGGAGCCGTCGACTGGGCCGCCCTGTTCGGCACCCGCCGCCGCGTGGACCTGCCGACGTACGCGTTCCAGCACCAGCGCTACTGGCTCGGCTCCGCGCCCACCGCCGCCGTCGCACAGCTGCCGGCCGCCGAGCCGCCCGCGCCCGACGACACCGGCGAGCGCCCCCTGGCCGAGCGGGTCGCCGCGCTCTCCGGCGACGAGGCGAAGGAGCTCGTGCTCGACCACGTCCTCCAGAAGGTCGCCGTCGTGCTCGGACACGCCTCCGGCGGATCCGTCGACGCCGACCGGGAGTTCAAGGAGCTCGGCTTCGACTCGCTGCTGTCGGTGGAGCTCAGCAAGCGCCTGAGCGCCTCGACCGGGCACAAGCTGCGGCCGAACCTGGTGCTGCGGCACCCCTCGCCGCGGCGCATCGCCGGGCACCTCACGACCCTGCTGTCCGCGTAGGGCACGCCGGGGCACCTGTCCCGCCGGCGGGACACCGCAAGCCGTCACGGCCCGGTGTCCCGCCGGGTTACGAACTGTCTTGTACGGCCGCCGCGCTCTCCCGACCATGGGGGTGATCTGCGAATTCATCCGGTTTCCGGGCCTTCTTGTCTAGGGGTTGATCTGTGTGCGTTCATTCGGTGCGTCCTCTGCGCACAAGGGCATGTGGCGGGCGCAGGAGATGGCCCCCGACACGCCGAACCACGCGCTGACCATGTGGGACGTGGACGGTGACCTGGACCGGGAAGCCATCGGGTCCGCGTTCCTGCACGTCATGGGCGAGGCCGAGGTGCTGCGCGTCACCTTCTCCGACGACGGCGAGGGACTGCGCCTGGTCCCCAGGGAGCTGGGCGACTGGCGTCCGTTCGCCCTCGACCTGAGCGCCGAGGCCGACCCCGAGCAGGCGGCCCGCGACGCCCTCGCCGAACTGGTGCGGCAGCCCTTCGATCTCGGCCGGGACCTGCTGTTCCGGCTGGGCGCGGTCAAGCTGTCGGACACCCGCCACCTGCTGGTGATCGCCTACCACCACCTCATATCGGACGGGTTCGGCGCGGGCGGCCTGCTGTCCCGGCGCCTCGCCGAGGTCTACACGGCCCTGGTGCGCGGCGAGCCGGTGCCCGAGCTCGAACACCCCTGGGACACCGCGTCGTTCGCGGCCGAGGCCACCGACTACCTCGTCTCCGAGAAGTTCACCGAGGACTCCGCCTTCTGGCGCGACTACCTCAAGGACGCGCCCGCCCCCGCGCAGCTCCCGCGCGTCGCCCTCGGCGACGAGCAGCGCGCCGCCCTGTCCGAGCCGCTCGGCAGCGCCGACCGCTGGTCGGAGGTGGCCGAGACCATCGGCATGGCCTCCCGCACGCTGACCGTGCCGCGCGCCGAGGCCGACACCTGGACCGAGACCGCGCAGAACCTGGGCCTGTGGATGTCCCAACTGGTCACCGCCGCCACGGCCGTGTACCTGCGGCACCGCTGCGAACACCCCGAGTTCCTGCTCTCGCTCGCGGTGGGCAACCGGATCGGCGTGGCCAGCCGCACTCCCGGCCTCGCCGTGAACGTGGTCCCGGTGCGGGCGAAGGTCGGCCTCGACGCGTCCTTCGCTGACATCGCCGAGGCGCTCGTCGACGACACGTACGAGATCTTCGACCACACCGCCTGCCACTACTCCGACATCCAGCGGGCCGCCGGAACCCCGCTGAGCGACCGCGGCAGCTACGGCGCCGTCGTCAACGTCGTCGAGTTCGTCGAGCGGCTCACCTTCGGCGACAGCCCCGCCCGCTACTGCGGCGCGACCACCGGAACCTTCGAGGAGCTGTCCATCGGCGTCTACACCGACGGCAGCCCCGACAGCGACCTGTACATCCGGCTCGACGCCCCCGCCCGCCTCTACGACCGCGCCGAACTCCGCTTCATCGGCGAGGAGCTGATCGCCCACCTGCGCGCCGTGCTCGCCGCGGGCGACAAGCCGGTCGGCACCCTGGACGTGCTCGCCGGCGAGCACCGCGACCGGGTGCTGGCGGCGGCCCACGGCACGCGGACGCCGCAGTCCTGCCTGACGGTCCCCGAACTGTTCACCCGCCGGGCCGAGGCCGACCCCGACGCCGTCGCGCTGGTCGACGCGGACGACCAGGTGTCGTACGGCGAACTCGCCGCGCGCTCGGACCGGATCGCCCGTGCGCTGCGCGGGCGCGGCGTGGCGCCCGAGACGGTCGTCGCGGTGGCGCTGCCGCGCTCGGCGGAGCTCGCCGCCGCCCTCCTGGGTGTGGCGAAGGCGGGCGGCGCGTACCTCCCCGTCGACCCGGCGGCCCCGGTCGACCGGATCACCGCGCGGATCGGCGACACCGAGGCGCGCGTCCTGCTCACCGACGCGGCGACCGCCGAACGCCTCGCGGCGGACTCCGGCGCCCCGGTGACCACCGTCGAGGCGCTCCTGTCCGAGGGCGCCGCCGACACCCCGGCCGTCACGGCCGCCCCGCGAGCGGACAACCTCCTGGCCGTCCTCCCCGACTCCGCGACCTCCGGCACGGACGGGGCGGTGGCCCTCACCCACCGCAACCTCGCACGGCTCACCCAGGACGCACCGTGGTGCACGGCCGACGGCACCACGGTGCTGTGGCACACCGCGCACACCTCCGACGCGCTCGCCCTCGACCTGTGGGCGCCCCTCCTGGCCGGCGGCCGCGTGGTCGTGGCCCCGGGCGGGGACCTCGACGCCGACGCCCTGACCGCCGCGCGCGCCGCCCACGGCATCACCACGGTGTGGCTGCCCGCGAGCTGGTTCTCGGCGATCGCCGCCGAACGCCCCGAGGCGCTGGCCGGGCTGCGCGAGGTCGTCACCGGCGGCGACCGGGTGCCCGCCGCCGCGCTGCGCCGGGTCCGCGAGGCCTGCCCCGAACTGACCGTCGTGCACGGCCACGGCCCGGCCGAGTCGACCCTGTACGCCGCGTGCCACCGCCTGGCCGCGGGCGAACCGCTGCCCGACGCGTCCACGATCGGCCACCCCCTGGACAACACCTCCCTCCACGTCCTCGGCCCGGGCCTCAACCCGCTGCCCGCCGGTGTGACCGGCGAGCTGTACGTGGCCGGGACCGGCCTGGCGCGCGGCTACGCCGGGCGGGCCGCGGCGACCGCGGAGCACTTCGTGGCCTGTCCGTTCGGCCCGGCCGGCGCCGTCATGCACCGGACCGGTGACCGGGTGCGCCGGCGCGAGGACGGCCGGCTCGAGTACGTGGCGCGTGCCGATCGGCGCGAGCGGCCGGCGGAGGTGGAGGAGGTGCTGTCCGAGCACGCCCACCTCGCCCAGTCCGTCGTCCTCGTCACGGCGGACGGCTCCGGCGGCCGGCAGCGCCTGGTCGCGTACGTCGTCCCGGCCGCCGGGCGGACCGTCGAGACCGACGAACTGCGCCGGTTCGCCGCAGGCCGGCTGCCCGAGTCCCGGGTGCCGTCGGTGTTCACCGTCCTCGACCGGCTGCCGCTGACGGCGGGCGGCCGGGTCGACCTCGCGGCGCTGCCCGAGCCCGCCTCCGCCGAGGACACCTACCGGGCGCCGCGCAACGACATCGAGCGGACCCTGGCCAAGGCCTTCGCCGAGGTCCTCGAACTCGAACGGGTCGGCATCGACGACGACTTCTTCGACCTGGGCGGCAACTCGCTGCGGGCGATCCGCCTCGTCGGCCTGATCCGCTCCGAACTCAAGCAGGAAGTCACCATCCGCCGCCTGTTCGCGGCCCGGACCGTCACCGGTCTGTCGGACATGTGGAAGGACCTCGGGCAGGCCCGCAGGCCCGGTCTGCGCAGGCGGACCAGGGAAGGCGCCGTCCTGTAACCACCGCCCCCGGCACACGAATCCGTCGCTCGACCGCGCCCGACCGGCGCGGTGCCCCGATCAGCGGGTGAGGAGAAAGGGAATCATGGATTCTTTGACAGAAGCCCTGCTGTCCGGGGCCGGCCCGGACGAGATCGGGCGACACGCACTTCCCCCGCAGTACCGGGCCGCGCACCTGCTGGCCGCCGACGTCGGCATGTTCGACGGGGTGGCCGATCCCGACGTGCGCAAGTCGCTGCACGTCGGGTCCGTCCCCATGCCGGAGCTCGCCCCGGACGAGGTGGTCGTCGCCGTCATGGCGAGTTCCATCAACTACAACACCGTCTGGTCGGCGACGTTCGAACCGGTGCCCACCTTCGCGTTCCTCAAGCGCCAGGCCCGCAACGGCGGTTGGGACCGCCGGCACGACCTGCCGCACCAGGTCGTCGGATCGGACGCGGCCGGCATCGTCGTACGCGCCGGGACCGGCGTACGCCACTGGAAGCCCGGCGACCACGTGGTGGCCAGCTGCGTCCAGGTCGACGACCAGGAACCGGCCACCCACGCCGACGCCATGCTCGGCACCGGCCAGCGCATCTGGGGCTACGAGACGAACTTCGGCGGCCTCGCCCACTACGCGGTCGTCCGCGCCAGCCAGCTGCTGCCCAAACCGCCGCACCTGACCTGGGAGGAGTCCGCGAGCGTCCTGCTGACCGCGGCCACCTCCTACCGGATGCTCATCGGTGACAACGGCGCCCGGATCAAGCAGGGCGACATCGTGCTCGTCTGGGGCGCCACCGGTGGACTCGGCGCCTACGCGGTGCAGATGGTGAAGAACGCGGGCGGCATCCCCGTCGGCGTCGTCGGCTCCGAGCACAAGGCCGCGGCACTGCGCCGGCTCGGCTGCGACGTCGTCATCGACCGCAGCGCGATCGGCCTGGGCGACGACGGCGCACCCACCCCGGAACGCACCATCGAACTGGGCAAGCGCCTCGGCCGGGAGATCCGCCGCCAGGTCGGCGAGGACCCGCACGTCGTCTTCGACTACGTCGGGCGCGCCACGTTCGGGATCTCCGTGTTCGTCGTCCGCAAGGGCGGCACGGTCGTCACCTGCGGATCGAGCACCGGCTACGACCACCACTTCGACAACCGCTACCTGTGGATGAACCTCAAGAAGGTCATCGGCAGCCACGCCGCGAACCTCCAGGAACAGGCCGAGTGCAACCGCCTGTTCCGCCTCGGCCACCTGGCCCCCGTCCTCTCCGACGTCTACCCGCTCGACGAGGTGGGCGAGGCGGCGCGCCTCGTCCAGCTCAACCGGCACATCGGCAAGGTCGGTGTGCTGTGCCTCGCCCCCGAGGAGGGCCTCGGCGTCACCGACCCCGCCCTGCGGGAGAGGATCGGCGCCGAGCGGCTCAACCCGCTGCGCGGTCTGGGCGCGGCGCCCCGCCCCGCCGAAGGCGCTCGGTCATGACCGGGGCCACCGGCATCGGCATCCTGTCCACCGGCTCCTACCTGCCCAAGCACGAGGTGAGCAACGAGGAGGTCGCCGCCCGGGTCGGCGTCACCGCGGACTGGATCGAACGCAAGACCCAGATACGGTCGCGGCGCTACGCCGCCGACCACGAGGCGACGTCGGACCTGGCGATCAAGGCGGCCGAACGGGCCCTGGAACAGGCACACCTGACCGCACAGCAGATCGACTACATCATCCTCTCCACCTCCACCGGCGACTTCCCGCAACCGCCCACCTCCTACCTCGTCCAGCACGGCCTGGGCGCCTACGGCGCCGCCTGCTTCGACGTGAACGTCGTGTGCAGCGGCTTCGTCTACGCCCTCTCCCTGGCCCACGCCCTGGTGACCGTGCGCCCCGGTGCCCGCGCCCTGGTGATCGGCGCGGACGTGTACTCGCGCATCCTCGACGTCACCGACCGCAGGACCGCCATCCTGTTCGCCGACGGAGCCGGAGCCGCGATCGTCGGAGCGGTCC encodes the following:
- a CDS encoding ketoacyl-ACP synthase III, whose product is MTGATGIGILSTGSYLPKHEVSNEEVAARVGVTADWIERKTQIRSRRYAADHEATSDLAIKAAERALEQAHLTAQQIDYIILSTSTGDFPQPPTSYLVQHGLGAYGAACFDVNVVCSGFVYALSLAHALVTVRPGARALVIGADVYSRILDVTDRRTAILFADGAGAAIVGAVPQPYGIIATDLASRGDAHHLIRVEAGGSRHPASAETVAEGGHHFKMDGRGVRDFVAEHVPPALRALAARAGVDLAAVDHFVPHQANGVMLTDVVDRAGLTTARTHRTLIRYGNVGSASVPVALDEAHRTGALTPGDLVLLAGFGGGMSIGASLLTWGTA
- the ccrA gene encoding crotonyl-CoA carboxylase/reductase, with protein sequence MDSLTEALLSGAGPDEIGRHALPPQYRAAHLLAADVGMFDGVADPDVRKSLHVGSVPMPELAPDEVVVAVMASSINYNTVWSATFEPVPTFAFLKRQARNGGWDRRHDLPHQVVGSDAAGIVVRAGTGVRHWKPGDHVVASCVQVDDQEPATHADAMLGTGQRIWGYETNFGGLAHYAVVRASQLLPKPPHLTWEESASVLLTAATSYRMLIGDNGARIKQGDIVLVWGATGGLGAYAVQMVKNAGGIPVGVVGSEHKAAALRRLGCDVVIDRSAIGLGDDGAPTPERTIELGKRLGREIRRQVGEDPHVVFDYVGRATFGISVFVVRKGGTVVTCGSSTGYDHHFDNRYLWMNLKKVIGSHAANLQEQAECNRLFRLGHLAPVLSDVYPLDEVGEAARLVQLNRHIGKVGVLCLAPEEGLGVTDPALRERIGAERLNPLRGLGAAPRPAEGARS
- a CDS encoding AMP-binding protein, whose amino-acid sequence is MRSFGASSAHKGMWRAQEMAPDTPNHALTMWDVDGDLDREAIGSAFLHVMGEAEVLRVTFSDDGEGLRLVPRELGDWRPFALDLSAEADPEQAARDALAELVRQPFDLGRDLLFRLGAVKLSDTRHLLVIAYHHLISDGFGAGGLLSRRLAEVYTALVRGEPVPELEHPWDTASFAAEATDYLVSEKFTEDSAFWRDYLKDAPAPAQLPRVALGDEQRAALSEPLGSADRWSEVAETIGMASRTLTVPRAEADTWTETAQNLGLWMSQLVTAATAVYLRHRCEHPEFLLSLAVGNRIGVASRTPGLAVNVVPVRAKVGLDASFADIAEALVDDTYEIFDHTACHYSDIQRAAGTPLSDRGSYGAVVNVVEFVERLTFGDSPARYCGATTGTFEELSIGVYTDGSPDSDLYIRLDAPARLYDRAELRFIGEELIAHLRAVLAAGDKPVGTLDVLAGEHRDRVLAAAHGTRTPQSCLTVPELFTRRAEADPDAVALVDADDQVSYGELAARSDRIARALRGRGVAPETVVAVALPRSAELAAALLGVAKAGGAYLPVDPAAPVDRITARIGDTEARVLLTDAATAERLAADSGAPVTTVEALLSEGAADTPAVTAAPRADNLLAVLPDSATSGTDGAVALTHRNLARLTQDAPWCTADGTTVLWHTAHTSDALALDLWAPLLAGGRVVVAPGGDLDADALTAARAAHGITTVWLPASWFSAIAAERPEALAGLREVVTGGDRVPAAALRRVREACPELTVVHGHGPAESTLYAACHRLAAGEPLPDASTIGHPLDNTSLHVLGPGLNPLPAGVTGELYVAGTGLARGYAGRAAATAEHFVACPFGPAGAVMHRTGDRVRRREDGRLEYVARADRRERPAEVEEVLSEHAHLAQSVVLVTADGSGGRQRLVAYVVPAAGRTVETDELRRFAAGRLPESRVPSVFTVLDRLPLTAGGRVDLAALPEPASAEDTYRAPRNDIERTLAKAFAEVLELERVGIDDDFFDLGGNSLRAIRLVGLIRSELKQEVTIRRLFAARTVTGLSDMWKDLGQARRPGLRRRTREGAVL